Genomic segment of Coffea arabica cultivar ET-39 chromosome 1e, Coffea Arabica ET-39 HiFi, whole genome shotgun sequence:
acccaaaattaaaagaattgaaaggctcaaaaaattgtattttaggaaagtgatttgaatatttttttaatcatttaaggagaagatagatctctgcaattcctcttttttaatttcaatcattaaggtgaagatttttgtgggaaagaggaagaattaaataaagaagaaagagaaaaagaattaaaagaaaggaaaacaaggtaaatgaaatgtcaaaattatGCAAGGGTAATTTTATCCTATAAGGGGTTAAGTgaacaaaattaaaggttagggagTAAACTGAAAGCTGGGGTATACCTTAAGGGgattaaatgtgattaaccctttcTATTATCCCAGTGGATTTCGATTGTAATCATGTGTACTcttattgaaagaaaaataaaataataataataataataatgtacaCGATAACGAAAGGCAAAGGAGGGAAAAATTGGAAGTAATTGtcatatacatttttttataaaagtgTGTATGTTGAACAAAATTTTAATATCTTCTACAGATATCACAAAATAAATGTTGAATTAGCTGGTTTTGATATGTCAAGATCAACACTTAATTAGTCAAGCCGTTCTTTTTTTAACTATCAATTTTGGAGTCCACGAATTTAAGTCGTTTGTGGAATTTTTCTACTAATAAATCTGTAGAATTCCACAaatcatactttttttttagaTGTGGGATCCAATGATAGAAACTGATTTACAAATGCCTTAAAAACTAGAAGCTGGACTCTACACGTCTAATTTCGACTCCTTTTTTTCCCTGTCCTCTAGAAGTTCCATCTTGacttgataataataataagggcaaattatccaattCGCCCTTGAACTCTTTGTCTAAGTAAAAATAAGCCCCTCATCTATTTTATGCTGACTTTAAGCTCTCGAACTTGTAAAATTGGGTATCCGTGACCCTTTTAGCCAGTTTCTCCGGTTTTGCAACCGGAAGGGGAATTCACACGAATGGCAGTATACTTTTaagaagggcatttttgtccgcaTATTCTGAGCAAAAAAGGAACAACTCCTCTCTCTTCCCTCCATGGACTACTCCTACACCTACGATGACCTCATCTTCCTCCTCTACTTCATTGACTTCTCCACCGATGCcgtctccctctcctctcctctctccTGCAACCTCTCCCTCACCCTCCCATTCGTTTCCTCCCCTATGGACACCATCTCCGAGTCCTCCATGGCTTCAGCCATGGCCTCCCTCAGCGAAGTCACAGTGAAGCCCTCCATCTCTGAGATCAAAATCTCCTCGCTCAACTTCGCCCTCAGCAGCCCATACAACAGGTACGCGAAGTCACAGTGAAGCCCCTCGTCCCGCGAGATCAGCTCGTTGGAAAAGGTCAAGCCCGGCATCAGCCCCCAATTCTTCACCCAGAATATGGCGCAAAAGCTCCCTGAGAAGAATATCCCCTCCACGCAGGCGAAGGCCACCAGGCGCTCCGCGAAGGACTCGGAGTCGTCAATCCAGTGGAGGGCCCACTTGGTGCCATCAGGTTTTCGTCTAGTCTGCACGAGCTGAAGAATGAGAGGTCGGCGAGTACAAATATCCGAACCTCTGGGCAAGAAATCTCTTCTGATTAGTGCCTCCAGAACATTGGATTTTCCACTGCTCTGGCTTCCGACGACCGCCACTTGCGGCAATTCAATTGTAGACTGACTGGAGAGCTACGCGAATATGTCTCGGAGCTTATTGACGATCGGAATGACCGAGCTCCCCAACGGCACAACACTACTATTGGATTGACTGGCCAGAGACGGAGAAGCAACGGTGTCGTTTACTGGTTCCTCAGCCATAGATGGACTGTCGTCGGCTGAGAATTGAGACCAATCAAATCAACTGTGTGTTAGCTACTGTGTTCTACTGTGTGTGGAAGAGATCGAAAGAGGGGAGTACTGAAACCCTAGCGTCGCGCGAGTTTTGAATCTTTTGACAAAAATGCCATTTCTCAAAGCATACTGCCATTCGTGTGAATTCCCCTTCCGGTTGCAAAACCGGAGAAACTGGCTAAAAGGGTCACGGATACCCAATTTTACAAGTTCGAGGGCTTAAAGTcagcaaaaaatagatgaggggcTTATTTTTACTTAGACAAAGAGTTCAAGGGCCAATTGGATAATTTgtcctaataataataatgtacaCGATAACGAAAGGCAAAGGAGGGAAAAATTGGAAGTAATTGtcatatacatttttttataaaagtgTGTATGTTGACCAAGATTTTAATATCTTCTAcagatataacaaaataaatgtTAAATTAGCTGGTTTTGATATGTCATGATCAACACTTAATTTAGATGTGGGATCCTAGCTATGATAGAAACTAATTTACAaatgcattaaaaactagatgCTGGACTCTATACGTCTAATTTCAActctttttttccctcttctAGAAGTTCCATCTTGACTTGAGTTCTGAGTGCTTGTTCTTGATTAATTTTTGGTTACTTTTTCCGTAGTTATTGTTCTTGAATATATTCTTCTTGTTAGCCGCAATTGGTGGTAATATGAAAACCAAGTGATAGTGCATTCTCTTTCGATATTTGTTCATGAAATAACAAGAAAATTTGTCGCCTAATAATGgtaacaaggaaaagaaagattaTATGAATATATGGCCTTTCACAATCCATATTAAAGTCGTACCTTCATCTAGTAGTTTTGGGGTCCAGGATTGAAGAGGTCCGAAGAAATATGAGTCAATTGACTTGGGAGGTTTCGTTTAATAAGCCAGTAGAATTCCACAAACGATACTTTAAAAGCTTATAAATTCACCTAGTAATGAAATCAAATGCATACCACCAACCTGTGAATCAATTTTGCATTGGAAGTTTTAGAAGTGAGAAGAAAATGAAgctattttatttcttcattttattatcCTTGATGAATTTATGTGATGCCTCAAGCAAGAAGATTCAGGTCAGGAAAACGTTGAGCAGTTCAAAGAAGATCCCTGTCAAGTCCATCAAGGTTATTCCTTCTTCGCTAGTATAGTTCAGACATGAACCCTTCTTCGCTCACTTTAATATTCATGGTGCTTGTGTTCATGTTCTTGCGTACATCTACGTACTTGTGCTTgtctaaatttcttttttttttccaatttgttGTTCTACACGTTTTTCTATGTCTTGTTCTGCTTTCTTGCATAACAAATTGAAAAAGTTGAGTACGCTGTCCACATTTTTAGGACTCACGTACATGAATAACTGATGCATGATTGTTTTAAATGGCAGAGCCCTGATGGTGATATTATTGATTGTATCAACATTTATCATCAACCAGCATTTGATCATCCTTTGCTCAAAAATCATACCATTTTGGTGAGCCTTTCTATCCTacccaaaagcaagaaaagggaaaaatctcTACAAGGGCATGTGTATATTCAAATTTGTACACATAATTGTGCAAGtaattaaaagtaaaaattttaCGTATTTTTGCACGTTGCAGATGAGGCCTAGTTTCCAGCCTCGGAAAGGACCAATTGGTGGGGGTGAACTATTCCAATCCAATGCTCATGGCCAAGAGGATAAAAAACCAATTGCTCAGTTATGGCAGTTGGGTGGGAGATGCCCTGAAGGAACTATTCCTATTAGAAGAAACCAGAAAGCAAGATATGCAAAGAAGAAGCACAGAAACTTTCCCCAGCTCGCTGGCTTTTCCAATCACGAGGTACCATAAACAATTGGAAATTGGTTGTGTACCATAAACAATACGACtcttgtagaattttttttttaagtgttgATATGCACCGTTAACGGAAGGATGACCTATTCTGTGTCACGTAGTCCCACACCATGCCATCAAAAGTAGAACGACCATCGTGCGTTTCACGGCTCACCGGTTAGCCATGAGAACGATCGTCGTACATTTCTTAACGTTGTCAACGAAGTATCGCGCACTGGCGGTTAGAACCAACGGAGAATCGTTGGTAGGCCATTTTTTAGCGAAGGCAAAAGAGCAACTACGTGCGACGGCTGTGACAGTCACTCGAAACATCTACTCATACTATATTTTTGCTAGAATTTTGTAGCAACACACGCCTGCATGTTTACATAGGTTTAATACTTGGTGTCTGCTAATTTTCCTTTGGAGTATTATATATCAAAATTCCTTTAACAGGAAGGaaatttttgagtttgtttAAATCTCTCTCATTTTTAGCTTATTTTATCgatttctcattttctttcttcttcaattctttagTATGCATATGCATCTGTCCAGAGTAACAAGTATTTGGGAGCAAAGGCAACAATAAACCTTTGGCAACCCCAGGTTCAGGGCAGTCGTGAATTTAGCTTGGCTCAAATATGGGTTGTTGCAGGTGCTAATTCAGGTCTAAACACCGTTGAAGCTGGTTGGATGGTACTTCTTCCCTATAATAAATAGTCAATTTGTTCTTCAACAATAAATACATCTGGCCATGCATGTGTCTTGAACTTTATTGTCTACTTATTTCGTTTGTTAATATATCTAATAGGTATTTCCAAGTCACTTTAGAGAGAGCAACACAAGACTTTTCACTTACTGGACTGTAAGTCACAAAATATTATCAACCCTAATGCTAATATAATATGTTTGCCTGAATCTAAATTTTTATCATTATGTATGTatcaaaatttggtaatactaaCAGAGTGATGGTTATCAAAAAACTGGCTGCTACAACTTGGACTGCCCTGGCTTTGTTCATACCAGTAATTCAATTGCATTAGATGTTGCCCTTTCACCAGTTTCTACCTATCATGGTGCTCAACATGAAATCATCCTACAAATCTTTAAGGTAATGACAGCCAAAATGGATTAAGATCCCAGCATCTTATGTACTACATAACCCTAATTTTTTTCTGGGATTTGAAAAACTCATAATATAGTGGTATGATTTTGTTTAGGACCCAAAGCAAAATGTGTGGTGGCTACAACACGGGAATGACgatgtaattggttattggcCTGCTTCCTTATTTACAGACCTAGCAGACAGTGCTTCACTAATTGAATGGGGTGGAGAGATAATAAATCATGCTCAAGATGGGCAACACACCACAACTCAAATGGGCAGTGGCCATTTTGCTGAAGAAGGGTATAAAGGGGCAAGTTACTTCAAGAATCTTCAAGTAGTTGATCAATCCAACACCTTAGTCCCTCCTGGTGATATCAAACCTGTAGCTACAAAGCCGGATTGCTACAACATAGTACCTGGAAAGAGTGATGATGTCGGAGATTACTTTTACTTTGGTGGACCA
This window contains:
- the LOC140009706 gene encoding protein neprosin-like, encoding MKLFYFFILLSLMNLCDASSKKIQVRKTLSSSKKIPVKSIKSPDGDIIDCINIYHQPAFDHPLLKNHTILMRPSFQPRKGPIGGGELFQSNAHGQEDKKPIAQLWQLGGRCPEGTIPIRRNQKARYAKKKHRNFPQLAGFSNHEYAYASVQSNKYLGAKATINLWQPQVQGSREFSLAQIWVVAGANSGLNTVEAGWMVFPSHFRESNTRLFTYWTSDGYQKTGCYNLDCPGFVHTSNSIALDVALSPVSTYHGAQHEIILQIFKDPKQNVWWLQHGNDDVIGYWPASLFTDLADSASLIEWGGEIINHAQDGQHTTTQMGSGHFAEEGYKGASYFKNLQVVDQSNTLVPPGDIKPVATKPDCYNIVPGKSDDVGDYFYFGGPGRNPKCP